A single region of the Streptomyces vilmorinianum genome encodes:
- a CDS encoding helix-turn-helix transcriptional regulator has protein sequence MSTIPDACAMLGAVETRSVSPVFVGRAGELTALTDALARAGEGEPQALLVGGEAGVGKTRLIEEFIDAACDRGAVIALGGCVEIGADGLPFAPFSTALRSLNRRLPEELAAAAAGQEGELARLLPELGDVGSHEPSNEDSTARLFELTVRLLERLAADRTIVLVLEDLHWADASTRHLLAYLFRTLRRGRIVVVASYRADDIHRRHPLRPLLAELDRLRTIQRIELSRFTRAEVRRQLTGILAAEPEAALVDEVFDRSDGNAFFVEELVVSHAAGCAPGSLSDSLRDLLLVRVETLPEDAQRVARIVAEGGSTVEYALLAAVARLSEDDLIEALRAAVGANILLAVPDGDGYRFRHSLVREAVSDDLLPGERSRLNRRYAEALEADPSLVRADERATRLATYWYHAHDPARALPAVLRASVETRERYAYAEQLRLLERAMELWDEVSAEVRGSLRPMDYAEAYPPCGCDPETTPLRYLDLLAEAAYAARLCGERERALKIGKMALRLLDGEDGEERDPLRAAWFWTERSRIVSGLGRSDGWVEIAKAQELVKGLSPSAVHAVVLTVAAGWGMLHQPGPESLAAAERAVEYARLVKAEAIELGARVTLGTLQVAAGDLEAGLASMYEVRDRTLALGLYHECSRTHVNLSSSLESLGRSREAVEVTEAAIRLTRDHGLLDSQGWVRANQAESQFSLGLWEETQRNGEWLERAGQSSKPRGSAALRLAQLAVARGELAEATSQLANAREHFGKADPMPQYTIPMRYVGVSIAAGSGRIHDARAELTAAAETGFPPGTHRDAWPLLLAAATAEADALGLPAAEQGREEAVALLRRCARGLATPAPVWVAYSLHVSAELDRAEGRHPVDRWTEIVAAYEPLERPYPLAVARHRLADALLAEGGHRDEAAALLREAHATAVRLGAHPLREDVELLAARARLPLTAPDRAPEPDPGDDAFGLTPREQDVLRLVAAGRTNRQIAEELFISPKTASVHVSNILAKLGVSGRGEAAALAHRLRLLEAPA, from the coding sequence ATGAGCACGATCCCGGACGCCTGTGCGATGCTCGGCGCCGTGGAGACCAGGTCAGTCAGCCCCGTGTTCGTCGGCCGGGCCGGTGAACTCACCGCCCTCACCGACGCGTTGGCCCGCGCCGGCGAAGGAGAGCCCCAGGCTCTGCTCGTCGGCGGTGAGGCCGGCGTCGGCAAGACGCGGCTCATCGAGGAGTTCATCGACGCGGCCTGCGACCGCGGCGCCGTCATCGCGCTCGGAGGCTGTGTCGAAATCGGCGCGGACGGGCTGCCGTTCGCCCCCTTCTCCACCGCCCTGCGCTCGCTCAACCGTCGCCTCCCCGAGGAACTCGCGGCCGCCGCCGCCGGACAGGAAGGCGAACTCGCCCGGCTGCTGCCCGAACTCGGCGACGTCGGCAGCCACGAGCCGTCCAACGAGGACTCCACCGCCCGCCTCTTCGAACTGACCGTACGGCTCCTGGAGCGGCTCGCCGCCGACCGTACGATCGTGCTCGTCCTGGAGGACCTGCACTGGGCCGACGCGTCCACCCGGCACCTTCTCGCGTACCTCTTCCGCACCCTGCGCCGCGGCCGGATCGTGGTCGTCGCCAGCTACCGCGCCGACGACATCCACCGCCGCCACCCGCTGCGCCCCCTCCTCGCCGAACTCGACCGGCTGCGGACCATCCAGCGCATCGAGCTCTCCCGCTTCACCCGCGCCGAGGTGCGCCGCCAGCTCACCGGCATCCTCGCCGCCGAACCCGAAGCCGCCCTCGTCGACGAGGTCTTCGACCGCTCCGACGGCAACGCCTTCTTCGTCGAGGAACTCGTCGTCTCCCACGCGGCCGGCTGCGCCCCGGGCTCCCTCAGCGACTCCCTGCGCGATCTGCTGCTCGTACGGGTCGAGACGCTCCCCGAGGACGCCCAGCGGGTCGCCAGAATCGTCGCCGAGGGCGGCTCCACCGTCGAGTACGCGCTGCTCGCCGCCGTCGCCCGGCTCTCCGAGGACGACCTCATCGAAGCGCTGCGGGCCGCCGTCGGCGCCAACATCCTGCTCGCCGTCCCCGACGGCGACGGCTACCGTTTTCGCCACTCCCTGGTCCGCGAGGCCGTCAGCGACGACCTCCTGCCCGGCGAACGCTCCCGCCTCAACCGGCGCTACGCCGAGGCCCTGGAGGCCGACCCCTCCCTCGTCCGCGCCGACGAGCGCGCGACCCGGCTCGCCACCTACTGGTACCACGCGCACGACCCCGCCCGGGCGCTCCCGGCCGTGCTCCGCGCCTCCGTCGAGACCCGCGAGCGCTATGCGTACGCGGAGCAACTGCGGCTGCTCGAACGGGCCATGGAGCTGTGGGACGAGGTGTCCGCCGAGGTGCGGGGCTCGCTGCGGCCGATGGACTACGCCGAGGCCTACCCTCCCTGTGGCTGCGACCCCGAGACCACGCCGCTGCGCTATCTCGACCTGCTCGCCGAGGCCGCGTACGCCGCCCGGCTGTGCGGAGAACGCGAACGCGCCCTGAAGATCGGCAAGATGGCGCTGCGGCTCCTCGACGGGGAGGACGGCGAGGAGCGCGACCCGCTGCGGGCCGCCTGGTTCTGGACCGAGCGCTCCCGCATCGTCTCCGGGCTCGGCCGCTCCGACGGCTGGGTCGAGATCGCCAAGGCGCAGGAACTCGTCAAGGGGCTGTCGCCGTCCGCCGTCCACGCGGTCGTCCTCACCGTGGCCGCCGGCTGGGGCATGCTCCACCAGCCCGGCCCCGAGAGCCTCGCCGCAGCCGAACGGGCCGTCGAATACGCCCGGTTGGTGAAGGCCGAGGCCATCGAGCTCGGCGCCCGGGTCACCCTCGGCACGCTTCAGGTCGCGGCGGGCGACCTGGAGGCCGGGCTGGCCTCCATGTACGAGGTGCGCGACCGCACCCTCGCCCTCGGGCTCTACCACGAATGCTCCCGCACCCATGTCAACCTCTCCTCCAGCCTGGAGAGCCTCGGCCGCTCCCGGGAGGCCGTCGAGGTCACCGAGGCCGCCATCCGGCTCACCCGCGACCACGGACTCCTCGACAGCCAGGGCTGGGTACGCGCCAACCAGGCCGAGTCGCAGTTCTCCCTCGGCCTGTGGGAGGAGACCCAGCGCAACGGCGAGTGGCTGGAGCGCGCCGGACAGAGCTCCAAGCCGCGCGGCTCCGCCGCCCTCCGGCTGGCCCAGCTCGCCGTCGCCCGCGGCGAACTGGCCGAGGCCACCAGCCAGTTGGCCAACGCCCGCGAGCACTTCGGCAAGGCCGATCCGATGCCGCAGTACACGATCCCGATGAGGTACGTCGGGGTGAGCATCGCCGCCGGAAGCGGACGGATCCACGACGCCCGGGCCGAGCTGACCGCCGCCGCGGAGACCGGATTCCCGCCCGGCACCCATCGCGACGCCTGGCCACTGCTCCTCGCCGCCGCCACCGCGGAGGCGGACGCGCTCGGCCTGCCCGCCGCCGAGCAGGGCCGCGAGGAGGCTGTCGCCCTGCTCCGCCGCTGCGCACGGGGTCTGGCGACCCCGGCGCCCGTCTGGGTGGCGTACTCCCTGCACGTCTCGGCGGAGCTGGACCGCGCCGAGGGCCGTCACCCGGTCGACCGCTGGACCGAGATCGTCGCCGCGTACGAGCCGCTGGAGCGCCCCTACCCGCTCGCCGTCGCCCGGCACCGCCTCGCCGACGCCCTCCTGGCCGAGGGCGGCCACCGCGACGAGGCCGCGGCGCTGCTGCGCGAGGCGCACGCCACCGCCGTCCGTCTCGGCGCGCACCCCCTGCGCGAGGACGTCGAGCTGCTCGCCGCCCGCGCCCGCCTCCCGCTGACCGCCCCGGACCGCGCCCCGGAACCGGATCCGGGCGACGACGCCTTCGGCCTGACCCCCCGGGAGCAGGACGTCCTGCGCCTGGTCGCCGCCGGCCGCACCAACCGCCAGATCGCCGAGGAGCTCTTCATCTCCCCGAAGACGGCGAGCGTCCACGTCTCGAACATCCTCGCCAAGCTGGGAGTCTCCGGCCGCGGCGAGGCGGCCGCGCTGGCCCACCGCCTTCGCCTGCTGGAGGCCCCGGCATAA
- a CDS encoding GNAT family N-acetyltransferase, protein MFAISLGDDGAELRPLEPWRAEEFLAHMDRGREFIGQHIALADAVTDLTSARAFLKAYAEKAATDTGRIYGIWTDGLLVGGVLFRTMDVNNGTAEAGCWLEPAAVGKGLVTRATKVIIDWAVEERGIHRVEWLVKSKNLPSIAVARRLGMTRDGVLRESYLYRGERHDMEIWSVLAREWKREWKAS, encoded by the coding sequence ATGTTCGCGATATCGCTGGGTGACGACGGCGCCGAACTGAGGCCCCTGGAGCCCTGGCGGGCCGAGGAGTTCCTCGCCCACATGGACCGCGGACGTGAGTTCATCGGGCAGCACATCGCCCTCGCGGACGCCGTCACCGACCTGACCTCCGCCCGCGCCTTCCTCAAGGCGTACGCGGAGAAGGCGGCGACCGACACCGGCCGCATCTACGGCATCTGGACCGACGGCCTGCTCGTCGGCGGCGTGCTCTTCCGGACCATGGACGTGAACAACGGGACGGCCGAGGCGGGCTGCTGGCTGGAGCCCGCGGCGGTCGGCAAGGGCCTGGTCACCCGGGCCACGAAGGTGATCATCGACTGGGCGGTCGAGGAGCGCGGGATCCACCGGGTGGAGTGGCTCGTCAAGTCGAAGAACCTCCCCAGTATCGCCGTCGCCCGGCGGCTGGGCATGACGAGGGACGGCGTCCTGCGCGAGAGCTACCTGTACCGGGGCGAGCGCCACGACATGGAGATCTGGTCCGTGCTCGCGCGGGAGTGGAAGCGGGAGTGGAAGGCGTCTTAA